In Entomomonas moraniae, one DNA window encodes the following:
- a CDS encoding cob(I)yrinic acid a,c-diamide adenosyltransferase: MGFKLAKIITKTGDQGLTRLGDGSRVSKASPRVMAIGGIDELNTSIGLLRAYVNNSEIIDQLIIIQHQLLVTGSQLANSNRCALQTRHVEFLENWAATLMQQLDPVQDFVLPGGSKAAAHCHMARVTCRRTERYLIAADLKEDYIPTIMQYLNRLSDVLFVLARVLNKELGVSEIVLNREI; this comes from the coding sequence ATGGGGTTTAAGTTAGCCAAAATTATTACGAAAACGGGCGATCAGGGATTGACTCGGTTAGGTGATGGTTCACGGGTGAGTAAAGCCTCTCCTCGAGTTATGGCAATAGGTGGCATTGATGAGCTAAATACCAGTATTGGGCTATTGCGAGCGTATGTGAATAATAGTGAAATAATCGACCAGCTCATTATTATTCAGCATCAGTTATTGGTAACTGGATCGCAACTGGCTAACTCTAATCGCTGCGCGTTACAAACCCGTCATGTTGAGTTTTTGGAAAATTGGGCAGCTACGTTAATGCAACAGCTAGATCCTGTGCAGGATTTTGTTTTACCCGGTGGTTCAAAAGCAGCAGCACATTGCCATATGGCACGTGTGACCTGTCGTCGAACAGAGCGTTATTTAATTGCGGCTGATTTAAAAGAAGATTATATTCCTACCATTATGCAATATTTAAATCGTCTATCGGATGTGTTGTTCGTATTAGCTAGAGTGTTAAATAAAGAACTGGGTGTTTCAGAGATTGTATTAAACAGAGAAATCTAA
- a CDS encoding NAD(P)-dependent oxidoreductase — MTALYPLALKLTHKKVLIVGAGKVALRKLTGLLDTGAEITVVSPEILPEIQKITQIKIIERPFESEDVKGFHIIYAATNQPAVNDSVAQNIEDWQWFDDTANPQTSSFYTPAVVRVDGLVVAISTENKDPVRAKSVKQKLTDFLLGSIKS, encoded by the coding sequence ATGACAGCACTTTATCCTCTGGCACTTAAACTAACCCATAAAAAAGTATTGATTGTGGGGGCGGGTAAAGTTGCCTTACGCAAATTAACAGGGCTACTTGATACAGGTGCAGAAATTACGGTTGTTTCACCAGAAATATTGCCAGAAATACAAAAGATAACACAGATAAAAATTATTGAGCGCCCCTTTGAGAGTGAAGATGTGAAAGGGTTTCATATCATCTATGCTGCCACAAATCAACCAGCCGTTAATGATAGCGTTGCGCAAAATATTGAAGATTGGCAATGGTTTGATGATACCGCAAATCCTCAAACTTCTAGCTTTTATACGCCCGCGGTAGTGCGTGTTGATGGTCTAGTTGTGGCTATCTCGACAGAAAATAAAGACCCTGTTAGAGCAAAATCAGTTAAACAGAAATTGACGGATTTTTTACTTGGGTCAATTAAATCGTAG
- a CDS encoding cobyrinate a,c-diamide synthase — MKKIMFGATHSGAGKTTITLGIMHALTLRGLKVQPYKVGPDYIDTGWHQLATHQASCNLDAFMVPEENLHYLFHTHAQTADINIIEGVMGLYDGYGIDPNYCSSAALAKSLACPIVLVVDGKAVSTSIAATVKGFQVFQPNVPIVGVVINRVNTDSHYQLLKQAIETYCQLPVLGHLPSLAELALPERHLGLVPSEEMSDMQSYWQKLADTVEQYIEIDNILSLSESTEETIVSPRLPDSRNYQGLRMAIAQDAAFHFYYQDNLELLKTLGITLVPFSPLSDKALPDCDLIYLGGGFPEIFAEQLAANLSMRQSIADAHQQLIPIYAECGGLMYLGESLQVDGQVYPMVGVLTGYSQMSKGLKRFGYCEAKALQNTLLANKGEILRGHEFHHSEFITSLDCAFDLYKTRDGEIIKTWQGGYQLGNTLASYLHVHFYQNPFMLCRWLDRAVQ; from the coding sequence ATGAAAAAGATCATGTTTGGGGCAACCCATAGTGGTGCAGGTAAAACCACAATTACTTTAGGTATAATGCATGCCTTAACCTTACGTGGGTTAAAAGTGCAACCTTATAAAGTGGGGCCTGACTATATCGATACAGGGTGGCACCAGTTAGCCACTCATCAAGCTTCTTGTAATTTAGATGCCTTTATGGTGCCTGAAGAGAACTTACATTATCTTTTCCATACCCATGCACAAACAGCTGATATCAATATTATTGAAGGGGTGATGGGGCTTTATGATGGCTATGGCATCGATCCTAACTATTGTAGCAGTGCAGCGTTAGCCAAAAGCCTTGCTTGCCCGATTGTTTTAGTGGTTGATGGTAAGGCAGTTTCTACATCCATTGCGGCTACAGTGAAAGGGTTTCAGGTATTCCAGCCAAATGTACCCATTGTCGGAGTGGTGATAAATCGGGTTAATACCGATAGCCATTATCAATTATTAAAACAAGCCATCGAGACGTATTGCCAACTTCCTGTATTAGGCCATTTACCCAGTCTTGCAGAGCTAGCCTTACCTGAACGGCATCTAGGATTAGTCCCTTCTGAAGAGATGAGCGATATGCAATCCTATTGGCAGAAGTTGGCTGATACGGTAGAGCAATACATTGAGATTGATAATATTCTTTCCCTAAGTGAAAGTACTGAAGAAACTATAGTTTCACCTAGGTTACCTGATTCGAGAAACTATCAAGGGCTTAGAATGGCCATTGCTCAAGATGCGGCCTTCCATTTTTACTATCAAGATAATTTAGAGTTGCTTAAGACTTTAGGCATCACATTAGTTCCTTTCAGCCCACTTTCTGATAAAGCTTTGCCTGACTGCGATTTAATTTATTTAGGTGGTGGTTTCCCTGAAATATTTGCAGAGCAGCTAGCCGCTAATCTATCTATGCGTCAATCTATTGCAGATGCACATCAGCAGTTAATCCCTATTTATGCTGAGTGTGGAGGATTGATGTATTTGGGGGAGTCATTGCAGGTTGATGGGCAAGTTTACCCAATGGTTGGCGTGTTAACGGGGTACAGTCAAATGAGCAAAGGCTTAAAACGTTTTGGCTATTGTGAAGCAAAAGCGTTACAAAATACGCTATTGGCTAATAAGGGTGAAATACTAAGAGGGCATGAGTTTCACCATTCAGAGTTTATTACATCACTTGATTGTGCTTTTGATCTTTATAAAACACGTGATGGCGAAATCATCAAAACGTGGCAAGGAGGTTATCAGCTGGGTAATACATTAGCCAGTTATTTACATGTTCATTTCTATCAGAACCCTTTTATGCTATGCCGATGGCTAGATAGGGCGGTGCAATGA
- the cbiB gene encoding adenosylcobinamide-phosphate synthase CbiB, producing the protein MSCFWGIVPIVIGFMLDLWLGDPPNWPHPVRWIGSSINFLQQRIRKVCQSEMSLKWGGLALWIVIVGGTYWVTWGVIYVLALGSFWLSLMVQCLLAYSILATKCLKDAAVTVFQALDMGTVEEAREKLSYIVGRDTSQLDKPQITRAVVETVAENTVDGIIAPLFYLFIGGVPLAMAYKAVNTLDSMVGYKTPKYQAIGYCSAKLDDVFNYFPARISWLLFTLAAYWMKLNAKAALLIGWRDRYQHKSPNCAWSEATVAGALGIRLGGPNCYFGELVEKPWLGDETRSIAQQDIQITIALMYRVALLALILFAVIDCTIYWLS; encoded by the coding sequence ATGAGCTGCTTTTGGGGGATTGTGCCGATTGTAATTGGATTTATGCTAGATCTATGGTTGGGTGATCCTCCCAATTGGCCTCACCCTGTACGTTGGATTGGCTCTAGTATCAACTTCTTACAACAACGTATTCGCAAAGTGTGCCAGAGTGAGATGTCTTTAAAATGGGGCGGCTTAGCCTTGTGGATTGTGATTGTTGGCGGTACGTATTGGGTGACATGGGGAGTTATCTATGTATTGGCACTAGGATCATTCTGGTTAAGCCTTATGGTGCAATGTTTATTGGCCTATAGCATTTTAGCAACAAAATGCCTGAAAGATGCTGCAGTAACAGTTTTTCAAGCATTGGATATGGGGACAGTAGAGGAGGCTAGAGAAAAACTTTCTTATATTGTTGGCAGGGATACTTCTCAACTCGATAAACCTCAGATAACCCGCGCCGTAGTGGAAACAGTGGCTGAAAATACGGTGGACGGTATCATTGCACCATTATTTTATTTGTTCATCGGTGGCGTACCTTTGGCAATGGCCTATAAAGCAGTGAATACGTTGGACTCTATGGTGGGTTATAAAACGCCTAAATACCAAGCTATTGGCTATTGCTCTGCCAAATTAGATGATGTGTTTAATTATTTTCCTGCTCGTATCAGTTGGTTGCTTTTTACGCTAGCGGCTTATTGGATGAAGCTTAATGCTAAAGCTGCTTTATTGATTGGTTGGCGTGATCGCTATCAGCATAAAAGCCCTAATTGTGCATGGTCAGAAGCAACAGTAGCGGGGGCGTTAGGTATTCGTTTGGGTGGGCCTAACTGTTATTTTGGCGAGTTAGTTGAAAAGCCTTGGTTAGGCGATGAGACACGCTCTATTGCGCAACAGGATATTCAAATAACCATTGCCTTAATGTATCGGGTAGCTTTATTGGCGCTTATTTTATTTGCAGTGATTGACTGCACTATTTACTGGCTAAGTTAA
- a CDS encoding cobalt-precorrin-8 methylmutase, whose amino-acid sequence MTYITQPQNIEDKSFEIIQQIIEQTRPDYQFKDELQAKIIKRCVHTSADFDWLDILKFSSTANQTLLEALQRGATIYTDTNMVLSGMNKTRLDKLGCQYRCYVADPITREIAHQKGITRSMAAVEQAANEEGEKIFVFGNAPTALFRLLELYQEGRLKPSAVVGVPVGFVGAEESKDALMQTDLPYIAAQGRKGGSNIAAAIMNALLYSL is encoded by the coding sequence ATGACTTATATTACACAACCACAAAATATTGAAGATAAAAGTTTTGAAATTATTCAACAAATTATTGAGCAAACAAGACCTGACTATCAATTTAAAGACGAATTACAAGCAAAAATAATTAAGCGTTGTGTTCACACCAGTGCAGATTTTGATTGGCTCGATATTCTTAAGTTTTCTAGTACAGCCAATCAAACATTATTAGAGGCTTTACAGCGTGGCGCGACGATTTATACAGACACCAATATGGTGTTGTCAGGAATGAATAAAACCCGTTTAGATAAATTAGGTTGCCAATATCGCTGTTATGTCGCAGACCCCATTACCCGTGAAATAGCTCATCAAAAAGGGATCACGCGCTCAATGGCTGCTGTTGAGCAAGCAGCTAATGAGGAGGGTGAGAAAATCTTTGTATTCGGTAATGCACCTACTGCCTTATTTCGGCTATTAGAACTCTATCAAGAGGGGCGTTTAAAGCCCTCAGCGGTTGTGGGTGTCCCTGTAGGTTTTGTGGGGGCAGAAGAGTCGAAGGATGCATTAATGCAAACGGATTTACCCTATATTGCTGCTCAAGGTCGCAAAGGAGGTTCTAATATTGCGGCCGCTATCATGAATGCTTTGTTATACAGCTTGTGA
- the cbiD gene encoding cobalt-precorrin-5B (C(1))-methyltransferase CbiD, translating into MEHVVWIDNKPFRKGYTTGSCATAAAKVAALMVLQQTVISQVSITTPSGVVLDLDVLEPYIEENTATAAIQKDGGDDIDVTHGMLIFASVTLNKSGAITIDGGEGIGRVTRKGVRHEIGAAAINDTPRRTIEEAVREVIGEQRGAHVVIFAPEGEERAQQTFNPRLGIMGGISIIGTTGIVTPMSEEGWKKSISLEIEMKREQGLDKIIFVPGNQGEKFAEALGFNSQYVVVMSNFVRHVLKDAERLGFKRVLILGHLGKLIKVAAGIFHTHNHVADGRIETLIALLALMGVPQDFLLQIDQCKTTEAAMELIEQENYQAVYQQIALRIKERVEQLSRFTKNPMQADAVLCSMDGKLLGCSAPLTTLIEEFQL; encoded by the coding sequence ATGGAACACGTTGTCTGGATTGATAATAAACCTTTTCGTAAAGGCTATACCACAGGCTCTTGTGCAACAGCTGCTGCTAAAGTGGCTGCGTTAATGGTTTTGCAACAAACGGTGATCTCACAGGTATCGATTACGACACCATCAGGTGTTGTACTGGATTTAGATGTGTTAGAACCTTACATTGAAGAAAATACGGCCACCGCGGCTATTCAAAAAGATGGCGGCGATGATATCGATGTGACACACGGCATGCTTATTTTTGCTAGCGTGACTTTAAACAAGTCAGGCGCTATTACTATTGATGGTGGTGAGGGCATTGGTCGCGTGACACGCAAAGGCGTAAGGCATGAGATCGGTGCAGCAGCCATTAATGATACCCCACGGCGTACGATTGAAGAGGCTGTTCGTGAAGTGATTGGTGAGCAACGTGGTGCCCATGTGGTTATCTTCGCTCCTGAGGGAGAAGAGCGCGCTCAGCAAACCTTTAATCCTCGTTTAGGCATTATGGGAGGGATTTCTATTATTGGAACAACGGGGATTGTTACCCCAATGTCTGAGGAAGGATGGAAAAAATCTATTAGTTTAGAAATCGAAATGAAGCGTGAGCAAGGCTTAGACAAAATAATCTTTGTTCCAGGTAATCAAGGCGAAAAGTTTGCAGAAGCATTAGGTTTTAATAGCCAATACGTTGTCGTAATGAGTAATTTTGTTCGCCATGTTTTGAAGGATGCAGAGCGCTTAGGCTTTAAGCGTGTTTTAATTTTAGGGCATTTAGGCAAACTTATTAAAGTGGCGGCAGGTATCTTTCATACCCATAATCATGTAGCGGATGGGCGTATTGAAACATTAATCGCCCTATTAGCTTTAATGGGTGTGCCACAAGATTTTTTATTGCAGATTGATCAATGTAAAACGACCGAAGCGGCCATGGAGCTTATTGAGCAAGAAAATTATCAAGCTGTTTATCAGCAAATAGCTTTACGTATTAAAGAGCGAGTAGAGCAACTGTCTAGGTTTACTAAAAATCCGATGCAGGCTGATGCCGTACTGTGTTCTATGGATGGCAAACTGTTAGGTTGTAGTGCTCCTTTAACCACGTTAATAGAGGAGTTTCAACTGTGA
- a CDS encoding cobalt-precorrin-7 (C(5))-methyltransferase, which yields MISVVGLGPGSTDYLTPLAKRLLDECDYVVGSTRQLEAIAPHNAKEHLLDKKLADLIVWLKQNQALSVVVLASGDPMLYGLGKYIRQQMPQDNVQIVSGISSIQYLFSRIGLDMNDVYLTSSHGKTPDFDFMLQHPKVALVTDEKLGPYQIAQEIIKRGFQRKLVIGENLSYPNECITQSQASEVVDKTYQMNVVVIIDER from the coding sequence GTGATTAGCGTTGTTGGCTTAGGCCCCGGTTCAACCGATTATTTAACTCCGTTAGCCAAGCGTTTGCTAGATGAGTGTGATTATGTTGTAGGGTCAACTCGTCAATTAGAAGCCATTGCGCCCCATAATGCAAAAGAGCATTTGTTAGATAAAAAATTAGCAGATTTAATTGTTTGGTTAAAACAAAATCAAGCGCTATCTGTTGTGGTGTTAGCCTCAGGCGATCCAATGCTCTATGGGCTAGGTAAATATATTCGTCAACAGATGCCACAGGATAATGTACAGATAGTATCAGGCATTAGTTCTATTCAGTATCTATTTAGTCGAATCGGCCTTGATATGAACGATGTTTACCTCACCAGTAGCCATGGTAAAACTCCGGACTTTGATTTTATGCTACAGCACCCAAAGGTGGCGTTAGTAACCGATGAAAAATTAGGCCCCTATCAAATAGCACAAGAAATTATTAAACGTGGCTTTCAGCGAAAACTGGTGATCGGCGAAAACCTTTCTTATCCCAATGAATGTATAACACAAAGCCAAGCAAGCGAAGTGGTAGACAAAACTTATCAAATGAATGTGGTGGTGATTATTGATGAAAGATAA
- a CDS encoding decarboxylating cobalt-precorrin-6B (C(15))-methyltransferase, with the protein MKDNLFIRGDVPMTKEEVRVLTIDWLNLSQAKTLVDVGAGTGSICIEASLRYPQLQTIAIEKNPEAIDLIKQNCEKFHVNNLYLIEGAAPEVLPEQAVDAIFIGGSGGELDEIIRWAFRSLNANGRLVLNFILLNNLMEALDILSKIGFEAIEVTQLQVSRLTKLGKGNYFKPNNPTYIISCSKGAES; encoded by the coding sequence ATGAAAGATAATTTATTTATTCGTGGTGATGTACCCATGACCAAAGAAGAAGTCCGTGTATTAACCATTGATTGGCTAAACCTCTCCCAAGCAAAGACTTTAGTAGATGTGGGTGCAGGCACTGGTAGTATTTGTATTGAAGCCAGCTTGCGTTACCCCCAGTTACAAACGATTGCCATTGAAAAAAATCCAGAGGCGATTGATTTAATTAAGCAAAACTGTGAAAAGTTTCATGTTAATAATTTATACCTTATTGAAGGAGCTGCTCCAGAAGTATTGCCAGAGCAAGCCGTCGATGCCATTTTTATTGGTGGTAGTGGTGGTGAGTTGGATGAAATTATCCGTTGGGCATTTCGCTCTTTAAATGCGAATGGACGCTTAGTGCTTAATTTTATATTGCTTAATAACCTGATGGAAGCATTGGATATTTTATCTAAGATAGGTTTTGAAGCTATTGAGGTGACACAGTTACAGGTATCACGTTTAACTAAGTTAGGTAAAGGGAATTATTTTAAACCCAATAATCCTACCTATATTATTTCTTGTTCAAAAGGGGCTGAAAGCTGA
- a CDS encoding cobalt-precorrin-4 methyltransferase, translating into MTTTIDNSKVYFIGAGPGDCELITLKGYRILAQADVVIYAGSLINHDLLHYCKSGAACHDSASLSLQEIIDLMKEGIDQGKLVVRLQTGDLSLYGSIREQAEELAKLAIGFISVPGVSSFLGAASQLGVEYTVPEVSQSLIITRMAGRTPTPELESLELFAQHQTSMAIFLSIHDMAKVVEKLHNQGNGYPMDTPVAVIYKATWPDECKVTGTLNDIASKVKEAGINKTALILVGRFLGEEYYYSKLYDAEFSHEFRKA; encoded by the coding sequence ATGACGACAACCATTGATAACAGTAAGGTTTATTTTATAGGTGCAGGCCCTGGTGACTGCGAACTGATTACGTTAAAAGGCTATCGTATTCTAGCGCAAGCGGATGTCGTGATTTATGCTGGCTCACTAATTAATCACGACTTACTGCATTATTGTAAGTCAGGGGCTGCTTGTCATGACAGTGCATCTCTATCACTGCAAGAAATTATTGATTTGATGAAAGAGGGGATAGATCAAGGCAAGTTGGTGGTTAGACTACAAACAGGTGATCTTTCTCTTTATGGTTCCATTCGTGAGCAAGCTGAAGAATTGGCTAAACTTGCCATTGGTTTTATTTCTGTTCCTGGGGTGAGTTCTTTCTTAGGGGCTGCCTCTCAATTAGGCGTAGAGTACACAGTGCCTGAAGTTTCACAAAGCCTCATTATTACCCGTATGGCAGGGCGCACACCAACCCCAGAATTAGAGTCATTGGAGTTGTTTGCACAGCACCAAACGTCAATGGCTATTTTCTTGTCGATTCATGACATGGCGAAAGTGGTTGAAAAACTCCATAATCAGGGCAATGGTTATCCTATGGATACTCCCGTGGCAGTTATTTACAAAGCAACATGGCCAGATGAGTGTAAAGTCACAGGCACATTAAATGATATTGCCAGTAAGGTAAAAGAGGCTGGTATTAATAAAACCGCTTTGATTTTAGTAGGTCGTTTCCTAGGAGAGGAATATTACTACTCCAAGCTTTATGATGCAGAGTTTAGTCATGAATTCAGAAAAGCCTAA
- the cbiG gene encoding cobalt-precorrin 5A hydrolase, producing MNSEKPKLAVLTITLGGKTQAMRLSQLLPCDCFTSDKLVSTGFTGFNGSMADCVHRLFTTYQALLFICATGITVRMIAPLVTDKLADPAVLVMDEHATHVISLLSGHVGGANQLAVKLAKLLGATPVITTATDVNQLASLDTLIQSIGADVSLYRQQVKDINQLLVSGQAVGLYLDGVEVEDTRGFTPVTDLQLIPEGLAALVVVSNHTGLSFVANCLVVKVIPKNIVVGIGCRRGTDVALIYQHLCQHLAKYQIDLRAIKQIGSVIIKQDEVGLIALAEQLAVPFQIFSIEALQAHEHLFPISEFVRRTIGIGSVSQPCAWIMSNGNLLGETLKQDGITITLGVSKCYI from the coding sequence ATGAATTCAGAAAAGCCTAAACTCGCTGTATTGACCATAACGCTCGGCGGAAAAACGCAAGCGATGCGTTTGTCACAGTTGCTGCCTTGTGACTGTTTTACCAGTGATAAGCTTGTAAGCACAGGGTTTACAGGTTTTAACGGCAGTATGGCGGATTGTGTGCATCGTCTTTTTACAACTTATCAGGCGTTATTGTTTATTTGTGCCACCGGTATTACGGTACGAATGATAGCGCCCTTAGTAACTGATAAGTTGGCAGACCCTGCCGTATTGGTGATGGATGAGCACGCAACGCACGTGATTAGTTTGTTATCTGGGCATGTGGGAGGGGCTAATCAGTTGGCTGTAAAATTAGCTAAATTATTAGGTGCAACTCCTGTTATTACAACGGCTACCGATGTTAATCAGTTAGCTTCACTTGATACCTTGATTCAATCGATAGGTGCAGACGTTAGCTTGTATCGACAACAGGTGAAAGATATTAATCAGTTATTGGTTAGTGGCCAAGCTGTTGGTTTATACCTTGATGGTGTAGAAGTAGAAGATACCCGAGGCTTTACGCCAGTAACTGACTTGCAATTGATACCAGAGGGCTTAGCTGCATTGGTTGTGGTATCTAACCATACGGGATTATCGTTTGTTGCAAATTGCCTTGTGGTAAAAGTCATTCCTAAAAATATCGTTGTAGGGATAGGGTGTCGGCGTGGAACTGATGTAGCACTTATTTATCAACACCTTTGTCAACATCTAGCCAAGTATCAAATTGATTTACGAGCCATTAAACAAATCGGCAGTGTCATAATTAAACAGGATGAAGTTGGGTTAATTGCTCTGGCAGAGCAGTTAGCTGTCCCCTTTCAAATCTTTTCCATTGAGGCATTACAAGCGCACGAACACCTATTTCCTATTTCTGAATTTGTACGTAGAACCATTGGAATAGGCAGTGTTTCTCAGCCTTGTGCTTGGATAATGAGTAATGGGAATTTATTAGGCGAAACGTTAAAACAAGATGGTATTACCATCACATTAGGAGTAAGCAAATGTTATATCTAG
- the cobJ gene encoding precorrin-3B C(17)-methyltransferase, with the protein MLYLVGLGPGDEGTMTQDAIAAIQDAEVIVGYKTYTNLIKHLIEGKELIRTGMCKELERCEAAIEAAKSGKKVALVSSGDVGVYGMAGPVFEIIARDHLDLEVKVVAGVTSSVASAAMIGCPLMHDFCHISLSDLLTPWDLIEKRVRMAADADFVICFYNPRSKGRPDHLQKAFELMSPFKRPETPVGIVKAAGRAKEDMWLTTLAEIDYSVVGMTSMVIVGNKSTYRYKDYIITPRGYMV; encoded by the coding sequence ATGTTATATCTAGTTGGTTTAGGCCCAGGTGATGAAGGCACCATGACACAAGACGCTATCGCAGCAATTCAAGATGCAGAAGTCATTGTAGGCTACAAAACGTACACCAATCTTATTAAGCACTTGATTGAAGGTAAAGAGCTGATTAGAACGGGAATGTGCAAAGAATTAGAGCGTTGTGAAGCAGCCATTGAAGCAGCTAAATCAGGTAAAAAAGTAGCCTTGGTGAGTAGTGGAGATGTTGGCGTTTATGGTATGGCTGGTCCTGTTTTTGAAATCATTGCACGAGATCATTTAGATTTAGAGGTTAAAGTAGTAGCCGGTGTAACTTCAAGTGTGGCCAGTGCGGCGATGATCGGTTGCCCATTAATGCATGATTTTTGCCATATTAGTTTGAGCGATTTATTAACCCCTTGGGATTTAATCGAAAAACGGGTACGCATGGCGGCTGATGCCGATTTTGTCATTTGCTTTTATAACCCACGCTCTAAGGGCCGCCCAGACCACTTACAAAAAGCCTTTGAGCTGATGTCTCCTTTCAAACGCCCAGAAACACCTGTGGGGATTGTTAAAGCAGCAGGTCGTGCAAAAGAAGATATGTGGCTAACAACCCTTGCAGAGATTGATTATAGTGTTGTGGGGATGACCTCGATGGTGATTGTTGGTAATAAATCGACTTACCGTTACAAAGATTACATCATTACACCAAGAGGGTATATGGTGTGA
- the cobK gene encoding precorrin-6A reductase produces the protein MIGKIHVFGGTSDAVLLCQRLEQLGLTYGLSVATEAGNETAMHLQGKVHVGRLDIEQMMALFHRESVDLVIDATHPFAAEVSKNIIQATQQTATKLIRYERQTQIDLLEHPLLIKVASIEEACQVASRLGEKVFLTTGSKELAKYKQLLPNKILIARVLPTVGVIQSCVDLGLGLGEIVAMKGPFSHDMNKAMYQFYQSDVVITKESGAEGGYSEKVLPCLELGITCIVISRPKQTYETVVSSIEALAEQLQVLIRG, from the coding sequence GTGATAGGTAAAATCCATGTATTTGGTGGTACTTCCGATGCAGTATTGCTATGCCAACGATTAGAGCAGTTAGGTTTAACTTATGGGCTTTCTGTCGCCACCGAAGCAGGTAATGAAACCGCCATGCACTTACAAGGTAAAGTGCATGTAGGACGATTAGATATCGAGCAAATGATGGCGTTATTTCATCGTGAAAGCGTTGATTTAGTCATCGATGCTACACATCCGTTTGCTGCTGAAGTATCAAAAAATATCATACAAGCGACTCAGCAAACAGCGACTAAGTTGATCCGCTACGAGCGTCAAACCCAAATAGATTTATTAGAGCATCCCTTGCTGATCAAGGTGGCTAGTATTGAAGAGGCTTGCCAAGTGGCTAGTCGTTTAGGTGAAAAAGTATTTTTAACGACGGGAAGTAAAGAGTTAGCAAAATACAAACAACTACTCCCAAATAAAATACTTATCGCAAGGGTATTGCCAACTGTCGGTGTTATTCAGTCGTGTGTCGATTTAGGTTTAGGGTTGGGCGAGATTGTAGCTATGAAAGGCCCCTTTAGTCATGACATGAATAAAGCCATGTATCAGTTTTACCAAAGTGATGTGGTTATCACCAAAGAGTCAGGGGCGGAGGGGGGCTACAGCGAGAAGGTTTTGCCTTGCTTAGAATTAGGAATTACCTGCATCGTTATCAGTCGACCTAAGCAAACGTATGAAACCGTGGTATCAAGTATTGAAGCATTAGCCGAGCAATTACAAGTATTAATAAGAGGGTGA
- the cobA gene encoding uroporphyrinogen-III C-methyltransferase has product MKGKVWLVGAGPGDISLITVKGMECIKHADVLVYDRLVNPELLTFAPKHCELIDVGKKSDHHPIPQDQINQILADHAKAGKKVVRLKSGDPYVFGRGGEEAQLLVEQQVPFEVVPGVTSAIGGLTCAGIPVTHRDHASSFHVVTGHLRADKETDPINWKALAELDGTIVILMGVANLANITQELMQYGKPADTPVGIVMWASRDKQRVVTATLETIVDVAKAEDVKPPALIVIGGVVSLQQMLDFSAFISDPAQ; this is encoded by the coding sequence ATGAAAGGTAAAGTATGGTTAGTTGGGGCTGGTCCTGGAGATATTTCTTTAATTACCGTTAAAGGCATGGAATGTATAAAACATGCGGATGTTTTAGTCTATGATCGCTTGGTTAATCCTGAGTTGTTAACTTTTGCCCCTAAGCACTGTGAGCTTATTGATGTGGGTAAAAAGAGTGATCATCATCCTATTCCCCAAGATCAAATTAACCAAATTTTAGCGGATCATGCTAAAGCAGGTAAAAAAGTAGTCCGCTTAAAAAGTGGTGATCCTTATGTGTTTGGTCGTGGTGGTGAAGAAGCTCAGTTATTGGTTGAGCAACAAGTACCTTTTGAAGTAGTACCAGGGGTTACCTCAGCTATTGGTGGTTTAACGTGTGCAGGGATTCCTGTGACGCACCGTGATCATGCATCTTCTTTTCATGTGGTAACAGGTCATTTGCGTGCTGATAAAGAAACAGACCCTATTAACTGGAAAGCATTAGCAGAGTTAGACGGTACGATTGTTATTTTAATGGGCGTTGCTAACCTTGCAAACATTACCCAAGAGCTTATGCAGTACGGTAAGCCAGCCGATACCCCAGTTGGGATTGTGATGTGGGCAAGTCGAGACAAGCAACGCGTCGTAACGGCAACGCTTGAGACCATTGTTGATGTAGCAAAGGCTGAGGACGTTAAACCTCCTGCACTTATCGTAATCGGTGGTGTCGTAAGTCTACAACAAATGCTCGATTTTTCAGCCTTTATCAGTGACCCAGCACAGTAA